A region of Faecalibacterium taiwanense DNA encodes the following proteins:
- a CDS encoding biotin/lipoyl-containing protein, with protein sequence MKYYNITVNGVAYSVSVEETAAGAAPVAAAAPAAPAAPKAAPAPAAAPKAAAGAAGAVAVKAPMPGNILDVKVKAGASVKAGDVLVILEAMKMENEIVAPQDGTVASINVNKGDTVNSGDVLVSMN encoded by the coding sequence ATGAAGTACTACAATATTACCGTCAATGGCGTTGCTTACAGCGTCTCCGTGGAGGAGACTGCCGCTGGTGCTGCTCCGGTTGCTGCTGCAGCTCCTGCCGCACCCGCTGCTCCTAAGGCTGCTCCGGCTCCCGCTGCTGCTCCCAAGGCTGCTGCAGGCGCTGCTGGTGCCGTTGCCGTCAAGGCTCCCATGCCCGGCAACATTCTGGATGTCAAGGTCAAGGCCGGTGCATCCGTGAAGGCTGGCGACGTGCTGGTGATCCTGGAGGCCATGAAGATGGAGAACGAGATCGTTGCTCCGCAGGATGGCACTGTGGCTTCCATCAACGTCAACAAGGGCGACACCGTCAACTCCGGTGACGTTCTGGTTTCCATGAACTAA
- a CDS encoding oxaloacetate decarboxylase subunit alpha has product MAKKPIKVTEVVLRDAHQSLLATRMTMDEMRPILPEMDKINYFSVECWGGATFDSCIRFLDEDPWERLRILRKELPHQKLQMLFRGQNMLGYRPYADDAVEYFVQKSVANGIDVIRIFDALNDPRNLQTAIKAANKEGAHVQGCISYTLSPVHNNEYFAAYAKTLEEMGANSICIKDMAGLLTPYTCYDLVKKLKETVSIPVDIHSHYTAGLASMSILKGIEAGADIIDTAMSPLSLGTSHMPTESLVAALQGTDYDTGLDLKQLNVVRAYFAKLREKYIANGQISPKSLGVDANTLLYQVPGGMFSNMLKQLKDAGKEDKLDEVLAEIPRVREDAGYPPLVTPTSQIVGTQAVFNVILGERYKMVTKEFKGLVHGDYGKTPAPIKPEFTKKILGDEQPITCRFADTLAPEMDKLKAEAAKWATQEEDVLTYAMFPQVAPKFFEKRNAKKQGVDGDHVDYTNQSHPV; this is encoded by the coding sequence ATGGCCAAAAAGCCGATCAAGGTTACTGAGGTCGTCCTGCGCGATGCCCACCAGTCTCTGCTGGCCACCCGCATGACCATGGATGAGATGCGTCCCATCCTGCCGGAAATGGATAAGATTAACTACTTCTCCGTGGAGTGCTGGGGCGGCGCTACGTTCGACAGCTGCATCCGCTTTCTGGACGAAGACCCGTGGGAGCGCCTGCGCATCCTGCGCAAGGAACTGCCCCACCAGAAGCTGCAGATGCTGTTCCGCGGCCAGAACATGCTGGGCTACCGCCCCTACGCAGACGATGCCGTTGAGTACTTTGTGCAGAAGTCTGTTGCAAACGGCATCGACGTGATCCGTATTTTCGATGCACTGAACGATCCGCGCAACCTGCAGACCGCCATCAAGGCAGCCAACAAGGAAGGCGCTCATGTGCAGGGCTGCATCAGCTACACCCTCAGCCCCGTGCACAACAACGAGTACTTTGCAGCCTACGCCAAGACCCTGGAGGAGATGGGCGCAAACTCCATCTGCATCAAGGATATGGCCGGTCTGCTGACCCCCTATACCTGCTACGATCTGGTGAAGAAGCTGAAGGAGACCGTCAGCATCCCTGTTGACATCCACAGCCACTACACCGCAGGTCTGGCTTCCATGTCCATCCTGAAGGGCATCGAGGCAGGTGCCGACATCATCGATACCGCCATGAGCCCCCTGAGCCTGGGCACCAGCCACATGCCCACCGAGAGTCTGGTCGCTGCCCTGCAGGGCACCGATTACGACACCGGTCTGGATCTGAAGCAGCTGAACGTTGTGCGCGCATACTTTGCAAAGCTGCGCGAGAAGTACATTGCCAACGGCCAGATCAGCCCGAAGAGCCTGGGCGTGGATGCAAACACCCTGCTGTATCAGGTGCCGGGCGGCATGTTCTCCAACATGCTCAAACAGCTGAAGGATGCCGGCAAGGAAGATAAGCTGGACGAAGTGCTGGCAGAGATCCCCCGCGTCCGCGAGGATGCAGGCTATCCGCCGCTGGTCACCCCCACCAGCCAGATCGTTGGTACGCAGGCTGTGTTCAATGTGATCCTGGGCGAGCGCTATAAGATGGTCACCAAGGAGTTCAAGGGTCTGGTCCACGGTGATTACGGCAAGACTCCCGCTCCCATCAAGCCCGAGTTCACCAAGAAGATCCTGGGCGATGAGCAGCCCATTACCTGCCGCTTTGCTGATACTCTGGCTCCTGAGATGGACAAGCTGAAGGCAGAAGCTGCCAAGTGGGCAACGCAGGAAGAGGATGTGCTGACCTACGCAATGTTCCCGCAGGTGGCACCCAAGTTCTTTGAAAAGCGCAATGCCAAGAAGCAGGGCGTGGACGGCGACCATGTGGACTACACCAATCAGTCTCATCCCGTCTGA
- a CDS encoding transposase family protein — MRSITAQRLAEFTEQDYEFTFGITRKEFAQMLEALNAAYCKEHRRRPHFTKITMQDKLVLTLLYRREYRSMENIAAEYGVSRDTIADNIHWVERALLNANLLQNSVTCVYKTN, encoded by the coding sequence ATGAGAAGCATCACGGCACAGCGCCTTGCGGAATTTACAGAGCAGGATTATGAATTTACCTTCGGCATCACCCGGAAGGAATTTGCCCAGATGCTGGAAGCACTGAATGCGGCTTATTGCAAGGAGCACCGGCGCAGGCCGCATTTTACCAAGATCACAATGCAGGATAAGCTGGTGCTGACTTTGCTCTACCGCCGCGAGTACCGCAGCATGGAGAACATTGCGGCAGAATACGGTGTCTCCCGCGATACCATTGCGGACAATATCCACTGGGTGGAGCGCGCACTGCTGAACGCAAATCTGCTGCAGAACAGCGTGACCTGCGTATATAAAACCAACTGA
- a CDS encoding YicC/YloC family endoribonuclease, which produces MILSMTGFGRGTAVRNGREITVELRSVNSRYFEYSSRIPRTCSYLDSRLKKQLNERISRGKVELSMTVQNVDAADTVVAVNMELARSYQQAMRDISEQLGVKNDISAGVLTRFPDVLTTRHADVDEEQLWEDVSAVTAQALDRFVEMRAAEGAKMKADVENRLNFLEECVGRVETLSAGRVEAYTNRLYEKLKVILEDRDIDDARVLTEAAIFGDKTAVDEETVRLRSHIAQYRDILKLDEPVGRKLDFLTQELNRETNTIGSKCQDLDITRIVVDMKAEIEKIREQIQNLE; this is translated from the coding sequence ATGATCTTAAGCATGACCGGCTTTGGCCGGGGGACTGCTGTGCGCAATGGCCGTGAGATCACGGTGGAGCTGCGCAGCGTGAATTCCCGCTACTTTGAGTATTCTTCGCGCATCCCGCGCACCTGCAGCTATCTGGACAGCCGCTTGAAAAAGCAGCTCAACGAGCGCATTTCCCGCGGCAAGGTGGAGCTGAGCATGACCGTGCAGAATGTGGACGCTGCCGATACGGTGGTGGCCGTCAACATGGAGCTGGCACGCAGCTACCAGCAGGCCATGCGGGATATTTCGGAACAGCTGGGTGTCAAGAACGATATCTCTGCGGGCGTGCTGACCCGCTTCCCGGATGTGCTCACCACCCGCCACGCGGATGTGGACGAGGAACAGCTGTGGGAAGATGTTTCTGCCGTTACCGCACAGGCGCTGGACCGCTTTGTGGAGATGCGCGCCGCCGAGGGTGCCAAAATGAAGGCAGACGTGGAAAACCGCCTGAACTTCCTCGAGGAGTGCGTGGGCAGGGTGGAGACTTTGAGCGCAGGCCGCGTGGAAGCCTACACCAACCGCCTGTACGAGAAGCTCAAGGTCATTCTGGAGGACCGCGATATCGACGATGCCCGCGTGCTGACCGAGGCCGCTATTTTTGGAGATAAGACCGCTGTGGATGAAGAAACGGTGCGCCTGCGCAGCCACATTGCGCAGTACCGCGATATCCTCAAGCTGGACGAGCCGGTGGGCCGCAAGTTGGACTTTTTGACGCAGGAGCTGAACCGCGAGACCAATACCATCGGCTCCAAGTGTCAGGATCTGGATATCACCCGCATCGTGGTGGATATGAAGGCGGAGATCGAAAAGATCCGCGAACAGATCCAGAATCTGGAGTGA
- a CDS encoding DUF370 domain-containing protein, translated as MKLINIGFGNMVSAGRVVAVVSPDSAPVKRLVKEARERGMLIDASYGRSTRAVLIMDSDHVVLSALQPETVANRAAGQEGKTPAEEEQTHGER; from the coding sequence ATGAAGCTCATCAACATCGGGTTTGGCAATATGGTCAGTGCAGGCCGTGTGGTGGCAGTGGTCAGCCCGGATTCCGCCCCGGTCAAGCGCCTTGTAAAGGAAGCGCGGGAGCGCGGAATGCTGATCGATGCATCCTATGGCCGCAGCACCCGTGCAGTGCTTATCATGGACTCCGATCATGTGGTGCTCTCGGCGCTTCAGCCGGAAACGGTGGCCAACCGTGCGGCAGGGCAGGAGGGCAAAACACCAGCAGAGGAGGAACAGACCCATGGCGAACGATAA
- the gmk gene encoding guanylate kinase, with the protein MANDKYLFVVSGAAGTGKDSVVKALREAHPEIEKTVSATTRAPRPGEQEGVDYYYRTREQFQQLIENDQVVEHNFYNGNYYGTLREEVDKRLAARKVVVLVIDVHGAANIRRMFPGATTVFLLPPSVEELERRLRGRGTETEDSIQERLATARQELAQQDKFTLKLVNDQVDTCADALYQAICQRIGAAE; encoded by the coding sequence ATGGCGAACGATAAATATTTGTTTGTGGTCTCCGGCGCGGCCGGTACCGGCAAGGACAGCGTGGTGAAGGCACTGCGCGAAGCACACCCGGAGATCGAAAAGACTGTTTCCGCCACCACCCGCGCACCGCGTCCCGGTGAGCAGGAGGGCGTGGATTATTATTACCGCACCCGGGAGCAGTTCCAGCAGCTGATCGAGAACGATCAGGTGGTGGAGCACAACTTCTACAACGGCAACTACTACGGTACCCTGCGCGAGGAAGTGGACAAGCGCCTTGCAGCCCGGAAGGTGGTCGTTCTGGTCATCGATGTGCACGGCGCAGCGAACATCCGCCGCATGTTCCCAGGCGCGACCACCGTGTTCCTGCTGCCGCCGTCGGTGGAGGAGCTGGAGCGCCGTCTGCGGGGACGCGGCACCGAGACCGAGGACAGCATTCAGGAACGTCTTGCCACCGCCCGACAGGAGCTGGCCCAGCAGGATAAATTCACCCTGAAGCTGGTTAACGACCAGGTCGATACCTGCGCCGATGCACTGTATCAGGCCATCTGCCAGCGCATTGGTGCCGCAGAATAA
- the priA gene encoding primosomal protein N' translates to MPKTVGVAVSNATFHFDKLYTYAVMPDQQNAVKLGSMVLVPFGRGSRARMGVVLACDAEPESTKLKYLFDVAPASACLTPELLRLVHFLKERTFCTYYEAVKAVIPYGAQYKPAVAADGVTPVLQKQLTRHTENSYRLVGGLPPKPKPTAKQLAAVALLGGGPRTLNELEDKGISRAVLDNLCAKGVLECSKVNKSIDLYSSIPLKNEPITLTQEQQAAYDALLPKLEDDAPHSALLYGVTGSGKTLVFLKLIARCLEQGRRALVLVPEISLTPQMILRLKSQFGRRVAVQHSALNHTERLLQWQMIQDGGADIVVGTRSAIFSPLENIGLIIIDEEQEHTYRSESAPRYSAHEVARQRAAESGALLLLASATPSTESFYAAQHGRTQLVRLTQRYGGNPLPTVQIVDMRAELAAGNPREISLSLEDAIRRNLDAGKQTILLLNRRGYQTMAQCEDCREVLKCTKCSVPMVYHKAAHKVLCHYCGSQMEPPTVCPACGGKLQYRGFGTQKAEEELAKLFPDARVLRMDQDSTAAKDAHEKLLARFANHEYDIMVGTQMVAKGLDFEDVTLVGVLGIDSLLFAQGFRAYENVFSLITQVVGRSGRARDPGFAIIQTTDPDNPVLNLAAAQDYDAFFEQEIAYRKLGLYPPFCGLCVIGFAGAKEIEVARAAARFAALLGQQAAKQPDLPLRVLGPTPGSIEKINDTYRYKLTIKCRNDRRFRDLVRSTLERYEQEKLPSKATVAVDLHSDGDI, encoded by the coding sequence ATGCCCAAAACGGTAGGCGTTGCCGTCAGCAATGCGACCTTCCACTTTGATAAGCTTTATACCTATGCCGTCATGCCGGATCAGCAGAATGCGGTAAAACTTGGCAGCATGGTGCTGGTGCCCTTTGGCCGCGGCAGCCGCGCCCGCATGGGCGTGGTGCTGGCCTGCGATGCCGAACCGGAAAGCACGAAGCTGAAATATCTTTTCGACGTGGCCCCGGCATCCGCCTGTCTGACCCCGGAACTGCTGCGGCTGGTGCATTTTCTGAAGGAGCGCACCTTCTGCACCTATTACGAGGCGGTCAAGGCGGTCATTCCCTATGGTGCACAGTACAAGCCTGCCGTGGCGGCAGACGGCGTAACGCCGGTGCTGCAAAAGCAGCTCACCCGCCACACCGAGAACTCCTACCGCCTTGTGGGCGGGCTGCCGCCAAAACCGAAGCCGACAGCCAAGCAATTGGCGGCAGTGGCGCTGCTGGGCGGCGGGCCGCGCACCCTGAACGAGCTGGAAGACAAGGGCATCAGCCGTGCCGTGCTGGATAACCTGTGCGCCAAAGGCGTGCTGGAATGCAGCAAGGTGAACAAATCCATCGACCTGTATTCGTCCATCCCGCTGAAAAACGAGCCGATCACCCTCACGCAGGAGCAGCAGGCGGCTTACGATGCTCTGCTGCCAAAGCTGGAAGACGATGCACCCCACTCGGCGCTGCTCTACGGCGTGACCGGCAGCGGCAAGACGCTGGTGTTTTTAAAGCTCATTGCCCGCTGTCTGGAGCAGGGCAGGCGTGCGCTGGTGCTGGTGCCGGAGATCAGCCTGACCCCGCAGATGATCCTGCGGCTCAAGAGTCAGTTTGGCCGCCGGGTGGCGGTGCAGCACTCTGCCCTCAACCACACCGAACGCCTTTTGCAGTGGCAGATGATCCAGGACGGCGGCGCAGACATCGTGGTGGGTACCCGCAGTGCCATCTTTTCGCCGCTGGAAAACATCGGGCTCATCATCATCGATGAGGAGCAGGAGCACACCTACCGCTCGGAATCCGCGCCCCGCTATTCTGCCCACGAGGTGGCCCGGCAGCGCGCGGCGGAAAGCGGTGCATTGCTTCTGCTGGCAAGCGCCACCCCCAGCACCGAGAGCTTTTACGCGGCCCAGCATGGCCGCACCCAGCTGGTGCGGCTGACCCAGCGCTACGGCGGCAACCCGCTGCCCACGGTGCAGATCGTGGATATGCGCGCAGAGCTGGCGGCAGGCAACCCGCGGGAGATCAGTCTGTCGCTGGAAGATGCCATCCGCCGCAATCTGGATGCAGGCAAGCAGACCATTTTGCTGCTGAACCGCCGGGGCTACCAGACCATGGCCCAGTGCGAGGACTGCCGCGAGGTGCTCAAGTGCACAAAGTGCAGCGTGCCGATGGTGTACCACAAAGCGGCGCACAAGGTATTGTGCCACTACTGCGGCAGCCAGATGGAACCGCCCACTGTGTGCCCCGCCTGCGGCGGCAAGCTGCAGTACCGGGGCTTCGGCACCCAGAAAGCCGAGGAAGAGCTGGCAAAGCTGTTCCCGGATGCGCGGGTGCTGCGCATGGATCAGGATTCCACTGCCGCAAAGGATGCCCACGAAAAGCTGCTGGCAAGGTTTGCGAACCACGAATATGACATCATGGTGGGCACCCAGATGGTGGCCAAGGGACTGGATTTTGAGGATGTGACCCTTGTGGGCGTGCTGGGCATCGACTCGCTGCTGTTTGCGCAGGGCTTCCGCGCGTATGAGAACGTGTTCAGCCTCATCACGCAGGTGGTGGGCCGCAGCGGACGGGCCAGAGACCCGGGCTTTGCCATCATCCAGACCACCGACCCCGATAACCCGGTGCTGAACCTTGCCGCCGCGCAGGACTACGATGCCTTTTTTGAGCAGGAGATCGCCTACCGCAAGCTGGGCCTGTACCCGCCCTTCTGCGGGCTGTGCGTCATTGGCTTTGCAGGCGCAAAGGAGATCGAGGTGGCACGGGCGGCGGCGCGCTTTGCGGCCCTGCTGGGCCAGCAGGCGGCAAAACAGCCGGACCTGCCGCTGCGGGTGCTTGGCCCCACGCCCGGCAGCATTGAAAAAATCAACGACACCTACCGCTACAAACTTACCATCAAGTGCCGCAACGACCGCCGCTTCCGCGACCTTGTGCGCAGCACACTGGAAAGATACGAACAGGAAAAACTTCCGTCCAAGGCCACCGTTGCGGTGGACCTGCACTCGGACGGTGACATCTGA
- the def gene encoding peptide deformylase has product MAIRNIVKEGDPILNKVCRPVTTFDDRLATLLDDMHETMIAADGVGLAGPQVGMLRRLFVVWDTTDAPEEIPEDYEYKFIDFVNPEILAVSEEEETAYEGCLSFPGHNGAVTRPVAVKVRAQDRHGEWFELEAENLLGRCIQHENDHLDGITIMQSSEYFYEDTEEGKKAAREAKGNK; this is encoded by the coding sequence ATGGCTATCCGTAACATTGTAAAAGAGGGCGATCCCATCCTGAACAAGGTCTGCCGCCCCGTCACCACCTTTGATGACCGTCTGGCTACCCTGCTGGACGACATGCACGAGACCATGATCGCCGCCGACGGCGTGGGTCTGGCCGGCCCGCAGGTGGGCATGCTGCGCCGTCTGTTCGTGGTGTGGGACACCACCGACGCGCCCGAGGAGATCCCCGAAGATTACGAATATAAGTTCATCGACTTCGTCAACCCGGAAATTCTGGCTGTATCCGAGGAAGAGGAGACCGCCTACGAGGGCTGTCTGTCCTTCCCGGGCCACAACGGCGCTGTGACCCGTCCCGTGGCGGTCAAGGTGCGCGCACAGGACCGCCACGGTGAGTGGTTCGAGCTGGAAGCTGAGAATTTGCTGGGCCGCTGCATCCAGCACGAGAACGACCATCTGGACGGCATTACCATCATGCAGTCCAGCGAGTATTTCTATGAGGATACCGAAGAGGGCAAAAAAGCTGCCCGCGAAGCGAAAGGAAACAAGTAA
- the fmt gene encoding methionyl-tRNA formyltransferase — protein sequence MRILFMGTPDIAAECLKALYAAGHDICAVYTRRDKPVGRKQVLTAPPVKEVALAHGTPVFQPRTLRDGSEDENIRALAPELIVVVAYGCILPKSVLEAPKYGCINLHVSLLPKYRGSAPVQWAVLNGDAETGVSIMQMDEGLDTGDVLCCEKIAIDPEETSGQLFDRVTAVGARVLCEVVPAIAAGTLKPQPQDHENACLAPMLNKEMAEFRLTESAAHIHNWVRGMNPWPGAWFVTSGGKKLKVMECRAVEAHGEAPGTVLATKPLTVACGEGAVQLLNVVPEGKKPMDGTAFAAGQRLKTGDIL from the coding sequence ATGCGCATTTTGTTCATGGGCACGCCGGATATTGCCGCAGAGTGCCTCAAAGCCCTGTATGCCGCCGGGCATGACATCTGCGCGGTGTACACCCGGCGGGACAAGCCGGTTGGCCGCAAGCAGGTGCTTACCGCACCCCCGGTCAAGGAAGTGGCCCTTGCCCACGGCACGCCGGTGTTCCAGCCCCGCACCCTGCGGGACGGCAGCGAGGACGAGAACATCCGCGCACTGGCCCCGGAACTGATCGTGGTGGTGGCTTACGGCTGCATCCTGCCGAAGTCTGTGCTGGAAGCGCCGAAGTACGGCTGCATCAACCTGCATGTCTCCCTGCTGCCCAAGTACCGCGGCAGCGCCCCGGTGCAGTGGGCCGTGCTGAACGGCGATGCCGAGACCGGCGTTTCCATCATGCAGATGGACGAGGGCCTTGACACCGGCGATGTGCTCTGCTGCGAGAAGATCGCCATTGACCCGGAGGAGACCAGCGGCCAGCTGTTTGACCGCGTGACTGCCGTGGGTGCACGGGTGCTGTGCGAGGTGGTGCCCGCCATCGCCGCCGGAACGCTGAAACCCCAGCCGCAGGATCATGAGAACGCCTGCCTTGCACCCATGCTGAACAAGGAGATGGCAGAGTTCCGCCTGACCGAATCGGCTGCCCACATCCACAACTGGGTGCGCGGCATGAACCCGTGGCCCGGTGCATGGTTCGTCACCTCCGGCGGCAAAAAGCTCAAGGTGATGGAGTGCCGTGCCGTGGAAGCTCACGGCGAAGCGCCCGGCACCGTGCTGGCCACAAAGCCGCTCACGGTGGCTTGCGGTGAGGGGGCCGTCCAGCTGCTGAATGTGGTGCCGGAAGGCAAAAAGCCCATGGACGGCACCGCCTTTGCGGCCGGTCAGCGCCTGAAAACGGGGGATATCCTCTGA
- the rsmB gene encoding 16S rRNA (cytosine(967)-C(5))-methyltransferase RsmB — MAANPRAAAVAALVRQEQDGFSNLVLDAELKRQQLEGRDKAFASAIFYTVLEHRGTLDYILCQFLPKGLAKLDAPVREILRAALAQARYMQVPVSAAVNEAVKLTRAFKKSSASGLVNAVLRKACSYDLSTASFKNEVERLMVLGSAGRDVAEFLHKNYPDEALDILTYKADGGMTSLRANPLKGSADELCAKLLASGAKEAKRGIVPGSVLARFEGSPAENELFRQGYFHVEGQASQLAALCVDAQPGETVIDLCAAPGGKTILLAEQMHSTGRLYSCDAAENRVGLIRTAVQRMGLANVEALCNDATKVNPALPQADRILADVPCSGLGILAKKPDLRYKKLEPAREAELLATQSAILDTAAQLLKAGGRLVYSTCTIDPAENQQQIAAFLARHPEFTVVEPAAALPAGMTAGEHGALSVPTRTGMDGFSCVPCRKTGKSCNETGGLFVKNNRRTQWNKNAVSLPLRWQS; from the coding sequence ATGGCGGCGAATCCCCGCGCGGCGGCAGTAGCGGCGCTGGTGCGGCAGGAACAGGATGGTTTTTCCAACCTTGTTCTGGATGCCGAACTCAAGCGCCAGCAGCTGGAAGGCCGCGATAAAGCTTTTGCCAGCGCCATCTTTTACACGGTGCTGGAACACCGGGGCACGCTGGACTACATCCTGTGCCAGTTCCTGCCCAAGGGCCTTGCCAAGCTGGATGCACCGGTGCGCGAAATATTGCGCGCGGCGCTGGCGCAGGCCCGCTATATGCAGGTGCCGGTGTCCGCTGCGGTGAACGAAGCCGTCAAGCTGACCCGTGCCTTCAAAAAATCCAGCGCATCCGGTCTGGTCAACGCCGTGCTGCGCAAGGCGTGCAGCTACGACCTGAGCACCGCAAGCTTCAAAAACGAAGTGGAGCGGCTCATGGTGCTTGGCTCTGCCGGGCGGGATGTGGCGGAATTTCTGCACAAAAACTACCCGGACGAAGCACTGGATATCCTTACCTACAAGGCCGACGGCGGCATGACCAGCCTGCGGGCGAACCCGCTGAAAGGCAGTGCCGATGAGCTTTGTGCAAAGCTGCTGGCTTCCGGCGCAAAGGAAGCAAAGCGGGGCATTGTGCCCGGCAGTGTGCTGGCCCGCTTCGAGGGCAGCCCGGCGGAAAATGAGCTGTTCCGGCAGGGGTACTTCCATGTGGAAGGGCAGGCCAGCCAGCTGGCGGCGCTCTGCGTGGACGCACAGCCCGGAGAAACAGTCATCGACCTGTGCGCCGCGCCCGGCGGCAAGACCATCCTGCTGGCCGAGCAGATGCACAGCACCGGCAGGCTTTACAGCTGCGATGCCGCCGAGAACCGCGTGGGCCTGATCCGCACGGCAGTGCAGCGCATGGGACTTGCCAATGTGGAAGCCCTGTGCAACGATGCCACAAAGGTGAACCCGGCCCTGCCGCAGGCCGACCGCATTTTAGCGGATGTGCCCTGCAGCGGCCTTGGCATTCTGGCAAAAAAGCCGGATCTGCGCTACAAAAAGCTGGAACCGGCCCGCGAAGCTGAATTATTGGCCACGCAGTCGGCCATCCTCGATACGGCGGCACAGCTGCTGAAAGCGGGCGGCAGGCTGGTGTACTCCACCTGCACCATCGACCCGGCAGAAAACCAGCAGCAGATCGCGGCATTTCTGGCCCGCCACCCGGAGTTTACGGTGGTGGAGCCTGCCGCAGCGCTGCCCGCCGGGATGACGGCAGGGGAGCACGGCGCGCTTTCGGTGCCCACCCGTACCGGCATGGACGGTTTTTCTTGTGTGCCATGCAGAAAAACGGGGAAAAGCTGCAATGAAACAGGTGGCTTGTTCGTAAAAAACAATAGGAGAACACAATGGAACAAAAACGCTGTATCTCTTCCTTTACGCTGGCAGAGCTGA
- the rlmN gene encoding 23S rRNA (adenine(2503)-C(2))-methyltransferase RlmN, translated as MEQKRCISSFTLAELTAELKAMGQPGFRAKQIFHWVHQKLVTEFSAMTDQPKTLLAKLEESFYIAAPKIERRQEAKDGTVKYLLRMADGNCIETVVMRYHYGNTVCVSTQVGCRMGCRFCASTQAGRVRDLEAGEICSEIYTAQKDIGERISHIVLMGIGEPLDNFDEVMKFLENITSPEGVNIGMRNISLSTCGLVPKIDQLAEKKLQLTLSVSLHAPNNEIRSGMMPVNDAYPVEVLMQAVRRYQDTTGRRVSFEYSMVRGVNDSDACARQLANLIRGMGAHVNLIPINPVDGSPYSATDAANVHRFQQKLESLGVNATVRRRLGSEISAACGQLRRDEMNGKA; from the coding sequence ATGGAACAAAAACGCTGTATCTCTTCCTTTACGCTGGCAGAGCTGACCGCTGAACTGAAAGCGATGGGTCAGCCGGGCTTCCGGGCAAAGCAGATCTTCCACTGGGTGCACCAGAAGCTGGTCACCGAGTTTTCTGCCATGACCGACCAGCCCAAGACCCTGCTGGCAAAGCTGGAAGAAAGCTTCTACATTGCCGCGCCCAAGATCGAGCGCAGGCAGGAAGCAAAGGACGGCACGGTAAAATATCTGCTGCGCATGGCGGACGGCAACTGCATCGAGACCGTTGTGATGCGCTACCACTACGGCAACACGGTGTGTGTGTCCACGCAGGTGGGCTGCCGCATGGGCTGCCGCTTCTGCGCGTCCACCCAGGCGGGCCGCGTGCGCGATCTGGAAGCAGGCGAGATCTGCTCTGAGATCTACACCGCCCAGAAGGATATCGGGGAGCGCATTTCCCACATCGTGCTCATGGGCATTGGCGAACCGCTGGATAACTTTGACGAAGTGATGAAGTTTCTGGAGAACATCACCTCGCCCGAGGGCGTGAACATCGGGATGCGCAACATCAGCCTTTCTACCTGCGGTCTGGTGCCCAAGATCGACCAGCTGGCCGAGAAAAAGCTGCAGCTGACCCTCTCGGTGTCGCTGCACGCACCCAACAATGAAATTCGCAGCGGCATGATGCCGGTGAACGATGCCTATCCCGTGGAAGTGCTGATGCAGGCCGTGCGCCGCTATCAGGACACCACCGGCCGCCGCGTGAGCTTTGAATATTCCATGGTGCGCGGTGTCAATGATTCCGATGCCTGCGCCAGACAGCTGGCAAACCTGATCCGGGGCATGGGTGCCCATGTGAACCTGATCCCCATCAACCCGGTGGACGGCAGCCCGTACTCGGCCACCGATGCAGCCAACGTGCACCGCTTCCAGCAGAAGCTGGAGAGCCTTGGCGTGAACGCTACGGTGCGCCGCCGCCTTGGCAGCGAGATCAGCGCCGCATGCGGCCAGCTGCGCCGTGACGAAATGAACGGGAAAGCGTAA
- a CDS encoding protein phosphatase 2C domain-containing protein, with the protein MKLAGKTDVGRVRQDNQDDYRAGELPGDAAWLLVCDGMGGARGGREASQSACDVIERCFQEQYASKCLPGEEETF; encoded by the coding sequence ATGAAACTTGCAGGAAAAACGGATGTCGGCAGGGTCCGGCAGGATAATCAGGACGATTATCGCGCAGGAGAACTGCCCGGCGATGCCGCATGGCTGCTGGTATGCGACGGCATGGGCGGTGCGCGCGGCGGCAGGGAAGCCAGCCAGAGCGCGTGCGATGTGATCGAGCGCTGCTTTCAGGAGCAGTATGCTTCCAAGTGCCTGCCCGGCGAAGAGGAGACCTTTTGA